In Oryza sativa Japonica Group chromosome 3, ASM3414082v1, one DNA window encodes the following:
- the LOC4333973 gene encoding homeobox protein knotted-1-like 6, which translates to MEEISHHFGVVGASGVHGGHQHQHHHHPWGSSLSAIVAPPPPPQLQQQQTQAGGMAHTPLTLNTAAAAVGNPVLQLANGSLLDACGKAKEASASASYAADVEAIKAKIISHPHYSSLLAAYLDCQKVGAPPEVAARLTAVAQDLELRQRTALGVLGAATEPELDQFMEAYHEMLVKYREELTRPLQEAMEFLRRVETQLNTLSISGRSLRNILSSGSSEEDQEGSGGETELPEIDAHGVDQELKHHLLKKYSGYLSSLKQELSKKKKKGKLPKDARQQLLNWWELHYKWPYPSESQKVALAESTGLDLKQINNWFINQRKRHWKPSDEMQFVMMDGYHPTNAAAFYMDGHFINDGGLYRLG; encoded by the exons ATGGAGGAGATCTCCCACCACTTCGGGGTCGTCGGAGCCAGCGGCGTCCATGGCGGCCACCAGCATCAGCATCACCACCACCCGTGGGGTTCTTCCCTGAGCGccatcgtcgcgccgccgccgccgccgcagctgcagcagcagcagacgcAGGCCGGCGGCATGGCGCACACGCCGCTCACGCtgaacacggcggcggcggcggtcggcaacCCGGTGCTGCAGCTGGCGAACGGCAGCCTGCTCGACGCGTGCGGCAAGGCGAAggaggcgtcggcgtcggcgtcgtacGCCGCCGACGTGGAGGCCATCAAGGCCAAGATCATCTCCCACCCCCactactcctccctcctcgccgcctacCTCGACTGCCAGAAG GTTGGGGCGCcgccggaggtggcggcgaggctgacggcggtggcgcaggACCTGGAGCTTCGCCAGCGCACGGCGCTCGGCGTCCTCGGCGCCGCCACGGAGCCGGAGCTGGACCAGTTCATG GAGGCGTACCACGAGATGCTGGTGAAGTACAGGGAGGAGCTGACGAGGCCGCTGCAGGAGGCCATGGAGTTCTTGAGGAGGGTGGAGACGCAGCTCAACACGCTCTCCATCTCCGGCAGATCGCTTCGCAATATCCTTTCCTCCG GCTCTTCTGAGGAGGACCAAGAAGGTAGCGGAGGAGAGACAGAGCTACCTGAGATTGATGCACATGGTGTGGATCAGGAGCTCAAGCACCATTTGCTGAAGAAGTACAGTGGATACCTGAGCTCCCTGAAGCAAGAACTgtcaaagaagaagaaaaaagggaaGCTCCCCAAGGATGCTCGTCAACAGCTCCTCAACTGGTGGGAGCTGCACTACAAATGGCCTTACCCCTCG GAGAGTCAGAAGGTGGCACTGGCGGAGTCGACGGGGCTGGACCTGAAGCAGATCAACAACTGGTTCATCAACCAGAGGAAGCGGCACTGGAAGCCCTCCGACGAGATGCAGTTCGTGATGATGGACGGCTACCACCCGaccaacgccgccgccttctaCATGGACGGCCACTTCATCAACGACGGCGGCCTCTACAGGctcggctag
- the LOC4333974 gene encoding uncharacterized LOC4333974, with the protein MGASESILSRPQQQRRPPWADEITTVSEGRRDAGDGDPLLHRIKSLTIAPPLLSGQSAASSEAESSLTDILVRKPSSSSATSGNLNPNVMFELFSLYREWQEEKAKKISETQEEIENKIETADALSIKLLQRFNYSVTSMRSTSHNLAEVRPLQVEVGELKGRLTEVISNCDALCKRIAAEGPESLRSSVQPFTTSKMEPRESETLDLKTQS; encoded by the exons ATGGGGGCTTCCGAGTCTATCCTCTCCaggccgcagcagcagcggcggccgccgtgggcGGACGAGATCACGACGGTGTCCGAGGGCCGGCGCGACGCCGGGGACGGAGACCCCCTCCTCCACCGCATCAAGTCCCTCACCATC GCCCCGCCGCTGTTGAGCGGCCagtcggcggcgagctcggagGCGGAGAGCAGCCTCACCGACATCCTCGTCCGGaagccatcctcctcctccgccacctctg GCAACTTGAATCCAAATGTGATGTTCGAGCTTTTCTCTCTGTACCGTGAATGGCAAGAAGAGAAGGCCAAGAAAATTAGTGAAACACAG GAAGAGATAGAAAACAAGATAGAAACAGCAGATGCTTTGTCCATTAAGCTTCTCCAGCGGTTCAATTATTCTGTTACTTCCATGAGATCAACCTCTCACAACCTTGCTGAAG TCCGTCCACTGCAGGTGGAAGTTGGTGAGTTGAAGGGCAGGTTAACCGAAGTAATAAGTAACTGTGATGCATTGTGCAAGAGAATTGCCGCTGAAGGTCCAGAAAGTCTGCGATCGTCTGTTCAACCTTTCACCACTAGTAAAATGGAGCCAAGAGAGAGCGAAACACTTGATCTGAAAACACAGTCCTGA